A window of Rattus norvegicus strain BN/NHsdMcwi chromosome 14, GRCr8, whole genome shotgun sequence contains these coding sequences:
- the C14h4orf50 gene encoding uncharacterized protein C4orf50 homolog isoform X1, whose product MEPTAQRRTEKSFSYVIRAPSIDGSDGINVDVKIDTCWVFRDVEERDKEQGCLPETASSLDLDTGLLREQLESSERKLLAAVDKHVISESGLRNRVRELELSERRLLLKVEQLRACVAQERSATLHTQEQLQALQGTLVSQVREAESSIRRQRWLQERLQRKDEALARQAAALKRCGRVQRQQLGLVREQERVLRVQVQRLERDVRRLGRAAGLLLAQLHAADSSPGTRSSGSQFLAGSLGDTEVIELSALRARAELAERERAKAVRRLREHSATERQLREQLEELRCCVYGLTLSEIGLHSQVEELAHQNRRLRAQLGHSSPGALGCAQSDSLPPLQAVVLDPCSSHSCHGDACGLQGLAGQLSEEPPSCVGDGPDHHMTVSTRTMGKLQRDLSGSEHRQAALVQPHPDLQAPWLLCGCPPGSGMDEPLCSLSLAGLSENLQTVGAQEALLLLPTSMFQLWGPAGDPELLLPPLLQECPLQELQTLEELDRMSSPAHGAFAHPGCHCNLARSHDTSLSQESSHISNDSFLTKGPEEPRDTLQGGHGPPVTSAEKWGVMGTLGGIKSELDDRCLLLLQGSEKLSLDTEVHSLEGMQEGGWAADTQAVASFPWLHSECLTLPLRGTKNPGSGKSSRSQEGPDSLSKSRSVEGCGWECLVNLSPEKEEEAINFGDHETQEPWTNGSQLPVGKGKEAWRSAQGKLGHQLCFGDTELLPKERSGDEEQEEIQIGVTSDPASVGPEQPEFKTRVGEEQRVLIDDQDLLQFPRLASAGTSSEGPCSSQALITGQDRCALQTDTLEKEAEACFQQLNNPKLVCGDAQRTSALVRQSQRATQRWRVIEEGVCLQQSLASQDLNAKSNRNSEGVGPKEDVVLCNGEDLPGAALDGDKANWGPAELGGSQLSPTWCTLNRAGSRFHQLLANMKKERSQVLLDNARLEGDQEGCRHEGCPCEKEHTGEVAKALRLEQANHVLQGELVRLRHELDQCMQAMSDLEECNRKSYCKISQLEEENEKLKGDLGQLHKAVSESVRKAGSRVKHVTQENTELRALISELGGSYKGLIKDTVLGIEDMVWALQGENEHLVGRVQSLEREVLQMSRDLGKEKWYSQGNSNMAEDKGHTKDKEVQVTMFSRQLSTRAGGPSWSEKSNVTGGPSLDLEGSRCRADTSKTSSVCAVTTGPQEAHTNGAGGDGAWLQKEQKIPWCSVQEGHPQKSRSHSPQPPNSKVVASEEDTKLCIQRLHHQVRTLQCQLRDQGWALRELQAAQDEATGLQDKLKSKLEELWEQQREVRLASSPLKAKMASLVRKCQERNRLIEHLLQELPRHEPKNHLLSELAQNMLEDVALAEYSATFLTPEASETSCHLDVSSKETSARGGVQEYLFDSEADSVLQNLWGVESWCLPGAEWALQTSPGSPKERRQHHQAHHAGKDECPSQVTNGAEVAL is encoded by the exons ATGGAGCCAACAGCCCAGAGACGGACTGAGAAAAGCTTCAGCTACGTCATCAGAGCTCCCAGCATCGATGGCTCTGACGGGATAAATGTGGATGTGAAGATTGACACCTGCTGGGTCTTCCGAGATGTGGAGGAGAGGGACAAGGAGCAGGGGTGCCTTCCGGAAACTGCCAGCAGCCTGGACCTGGACACGGGGTTGCTCAGGGAGCAGCTAGAATCCTCAGAGCGGAAGCTGTTGGCAGCTGTGGACAAGCATGTGATATCAGAGTCGGGGCTGAGGAACAG GGTCCGGGAGCTGGAGCTGTCAGAGAGGAGGCTTCTCTTGAAGGTGGAACAGCTGAGGGCCTGTGTGGCCCAGGAAAGAAGTGCCACACTCCACACCCAGGAGCAGCTGCAGGCCCTGCAGGGGACACTGGTTAGCCAG GTGCGGGAGGCAGAGAGTTCGATCAGACGGCAACGGTGGCTGCAGGAGCGGCTGCAGCGCAAGGACGAGGCGCTGGCACGGCAGGCGGCGGCCCTGAAGCGTTGCGGGCGGGTGCAGCGGCAGCAGCTGGGCCTGGTGCGGGAGCAGGAACGCGTTCTGCGTGTGCAGGTGCAGCGACTGGAGCGCGATGTGCGGCGCCTGGGTCGAGCTGCGggcctcctgctggctcagctgCATGCGGCAGACTCGTCGCCCGGTACCAGGAGCTCTGGATCGCAGTTTCTGGCCGGTTCCCTGGGTGACACGGAGGTCATAGAGCTGAGCGCGCTGCGAGCCAGGGCGGAGCTCGCAGAGCGAGAGCGAGCGAAAGCGGTGCGCAGGCTGCGAGAGCACAGCGCCACCGAGCGGCAGCTGCGAGAGCAGCTGGAGGAACTGCGCTGCTGCGTGTATGGGCTGACGTTGTCAGAGATAGGCCTGCACAGTCAGGTAGAGGAGCTCGCCCACCAAAACCGGCGCCTGCGGGCCCAGCTGGGGCACAGTAGCCCG GGTGCCTTGGGCTGTGCACAGAGTGATTCTCTGCCTCCACTCCAGGCAGTGGTGCTGGATCCCTGCAGCAGCCACAGCTGCCACGGTGATGCATGTGGACTTCAGGGCCTGGCAG GCCAGCTCTCAGAAGAGCCCCCTAGCTGTGTTGGAGATGGACCAGACCACCACATGACAGTGTCCACAAGGACCATGGGCAAGCTTCAGAGAGACCTGTCAGGGTCTGAGCATAGACAG GCTGCCCTTGTCCAGCCCCACCCAGATCTACAGGCTCCTTGGCTGCTGTGTGGCTGTCCCCCAGGGTCAGGCATGGATGAGCCACTCTGCTCCTTGAGCTTGGCAGGACTTTCAGAGAATCTTCAAACTGTTGGAGCCCAAGAAGCCCTACTGCTGTTACCCACCTCCATGTTCCAGCTCTGGGGACCTGCTGGAGATCCAGAGCTCTTACTGCCACCTCTGCTCCAGGAGTGTCCCCTACAAGAACTTCAGACCCTAGAAGAGCTGGACCGCATGTCCTCGCCTGCCCATGGAGCTTTCGCACACCCTGGCTGCCATTGTAATCTGGCAAGGAGCCATGACACCTCCCTCAGCCAGGAGTCCTCACACATTTCCAATGACTCATTTCTCACAAAAGGGCCCGAGGAGCCAAGAGACACGCTGCAGGGGGGACATGGGCCTCCAGTCACAAGTGCAGAGAAGTGGGGGGTGATGGGAACCTTGGGTGGGATAAAGTCAGAGCTTGATGACAGATGCCTGCTGCTTCTGCAAGGCAGTGAGAAGCTGTCCTTGGACACTGAGGTCCACAGCCTAGAGGGCATGCAGGAAGGGGGCTGGGCTGCAGATACACAGGCCGTGGCCTCCTTTCCTTGGCTTCATTCAGAATGTCTAACACTGCCTCTGCGTGGGACGAAGAATCCTGGCAGTGGGAAGAGCTCTAGATCACAGGAGGGTCCTGATTCCCTGAGCAAGAGCAGGAGTGTGGAGGGATGTGGCTGGGAATGCTTGGTGAATCTGTCtccagagaaggaggaagaggccaTCAACTTCGGGGATCATGAGACCCAAGAGCCATGGACAAATGGTAGTCAGCTCCCAGTGGGAAAGGGCAAAGAAGCCTGGAGGAGTGCACAGGGCAAGCTGGGCCACCAGCTGTGCTTTGGAGATACTGAGCTGCTCCCTAAGGAGAGGTCAGGGGATGAAGAACAAGAGGAGATACAGATCGGAGTGACATCAGACCCTGCTTCTGTGGGCCCTGAGCAGCCTGAGTTCAAGACCCGTGTGGGTGAGGAACAGCGTGTACTAATAGATGATCAGGATTTGTTACAGTTCCCCAGATTGGCCTCAGCTGGCACCAGCAGTGAAGGTCCTTGCTCCTCACAGGCTCTGATCACAGGACAGGACAGGTGTGCCCTCCAGACAGACACGctggagaaggaggcagaggcatgcttCCAGCAGCTGAACAACCCGAAGCTTGTGTGTGGAGATGCCCAGCGGACATCAGCGTTGGTGagacagagccagagagccactCAAAGGTGGCGGGTCATTGAGGAGGGGGTGTGCCTTCAGCAGTCATTGGCCAGCCAGGATCTGAATGCGAAATCCAACAGGAACAGTGAGGGAGTGGGGCCCAAAGAGGATGTGGTCCTCTGCAATGGAGAAGATCTTCCAGGAGCAGCACTCGATGGGGATAAAGCCAACTGGGGCCCTGCAGAGCTGGGTGGGAGCCAGCTCTCTCCAACATGGTGTACCCTAAATAGGGCGGGAAGCAGGTTCCATCAGCTCTTGGCTAAcatgaagaaagagagaagtCAGGTTTTACTTGATAATGCCAGGCTTGAGGGCGACCAAGAAGGATGTCGCCATGAAGGATGCCCTTGTGAAAAGGAGCACACAGGAGAAGTGGCCAAGGCACTGAGGCTGGAGCAGGCAAACCACGTGCTGCAGGGAGAGCTGGTCCGCCTCAGGCACGAGCTGGACCAGTGCATGCAGGCTATGTCCGACCTGGAGGAATGCAATAGGAAGAGTTACTGTAAGATTTCCCAGCTGGAAGAGGAGAACGAGAAGCTGAAGGGGGACCTGGGCCAGCTGCATAAGGCCGTGTCTGAGAGTGTCAGGAAAGCCGGGAGCAGGGTGAAGCATGTCACCCAGGAAAACACAGAGCTCAGGGCTCTGATCTCAGAGCTCGGGGGCAGTTATAAAGGACTGATAAAAGACACAGTGCTGGGGATAGAAGACATGGTCTGGGCTCTGCAGGGGGAAAACGAGCACCTTGTAGGCAGGGTCCAAAGCCTGGAGAGGGAGGTTCTGCAGATGAGCAGGGATCTGGGGAAAGAAAAGTGGTACTCCCAGGGAAACTCCAACATGGCGGAGGACAAGGGACACACTAAAGACAAAGAGGTCCAGGTGACAATGTTTTCAAGACAACTGAGCACAAGAGCTGGTGGGCCATCCTGGTCTGAGAAGTCAAATGTGACAGGAGGACCTTCCTTAGATTTGGAAGGTTCCAGATGCAGGGCTGACACTAGTAAGACCTCATCAGTCTGTGCAGTCACCACAGGGCCTCAGGAAGCACACACCAATGGGGCAGGAGGAGACGGAGCTTGGCTGCAAAAagaacagaagattccatggtGTTCTGTACAAGAAGGACACCCTCAAAAGTCCCGGAGCCACAGCCCCCAG cccccAAACTCCAAGGTTGTTGCCTCTGAGGAGGACACCAAACTATGCATTCAGCGGCTCCATCACCAGGTGCGGACCCTACAGTGCCAGCTCAGGGACCAGGGCTGGGCACTGCGGGAGTTGCAGGCAGCTCAGGATGAGGCAACGGGACTCCAGGATAAGCTCAAAAGCAAG CTTGAGGAGCTTTGGGAACAGCAGCGCGAAGTGCGTCTGGCTTCGAGTCCTCTGAAG GCCAAGATGGCTTCCCTGGTCCGCAAGTGCCAAGAGAGGAACCGCCTGATTGAGCACCTACTACAGGAGCTGCCAAGACACGAGCCCAAGAACCACCTGCTCTCCGAGCTGGCGCAGAACATGCTTGAGGATGTGGCACTGGCTGAGTACAGTGCCACCTTCCTGACCCCAGAAGCATCAGAA
- the C14h4orf50 gene encoding uncharacterized protein C4orf50 homolog isoform X2 — translation MEPTAQRRTEKSFSYVIRAPSIDGSDGINVDVKIDTCWVFRDVEERDKEQGCLPETASSLDLDTGLLREQLESSERKLLAAVDKHVISESGLRNRVRELELSERRLLLKVEQLRACVAQERSATLHTQEQLQALQGTLVSQGALGCAQSDSLPPLQAVVLDPCSSHSCHGDACGLQGLAGQLSEEPPSCVGDGPDHHMTVSTRTMGKLQRDLSGSEHRQAALVQPHPDLQAPWLLCGCPPGSGMDEPLCSLSLAGLSENLQTVGAQEALLLLPTSMFQLWGPAGDPELLLPPLLQECPLQELQTLEELDRMSSPAHGAFAHPGCHCNLARSHDTSLSQESSHISNDSFLTKGPEEPRDTLQGGHGPPVTSAEKWGVMGTLGGIKSELDDRCLLLLQGSEKLSLDTEVHSLEGMQEGGWAADTQAVASFPWLHSECLTLPLRGTKNPGSGKSSRSQEGPDSLSKSRSVEGCGWECLVNLSPEKEEEAINFGDHETQEPWTNGSQLPVGKGKEAWRSAQGKLGHQLCFGDTELLPKERSGDEEQEEIQIGVTSDPASVGPEQPEFKTRVGEEQRVLIDDQDLLQFPRLASAGTSSEGPCSSQALITGQDRCALQTDTLEKEAEACFQQLNNPKLVCGDAQRTSALVRQSQRATQRWRVIEEGVCLQQSLASQDLNAKSNRNSEGVGPKEDVVLCNGEDLPGAALDGDKANWGPAELGGSQLSPTWCTLNRAGSRFHQLLANMKKERSQVLLDNARLEGDQEGCRHEGCPCEKEHTGEVAKALRLEQANHVLQGELVRLRHELDQCMQAMSDLEECNRKSYCKISQLEEENEKLKGDLGQLHKAVSESVRKAGSRVKHVTQENTELRALISELGGSYKGLIKDTVLGIEDMVWALQGENEHLVGRVQSLEREVLQMSRDLGKEKWYSQGNSNMAEDKGHTKDKEVQVTMFSRQLSTRAGGPSWSEKSNVTGGPSLDLEGSRCRADTSKTSSVCAVTTGPQEAHTNGAGGDGAWLQKEQKIPWCSVQEGHPQKSRSHSPQPPNSKVVASEEDTKLCIQRLHHQVRTLQCQLRDQGWALRELQAAQDEATGLQDKLKSKLEELWEQQREVRLASSPLKAKMASLVRKCQERNRLIEHLLQELPRHEPKNHLLSELAQNMLEDVALAEYSATFLTPEASETSCHLDVSSKETSARGGVQEYLFDSEADSVLQNLWGVESWCLPGAEWALQTSPGSPKERRQHHQAHHAGKDECPSQVTNGAEVAL, via the exons ATGGAGCCAACAGCCCAGAGACGGACTGAGAAAAGCTTCAGCTACGTCATCAGAGCTCCCAGCATCGATGGCTCTGACGGGATAAATGTGGATGTGAAGATTGACACCTGCTGGGTCTTCCGAGATGTGGAGGAGAGGGACAAGGAGCAGGGGTGCCTTCCGGAAACTGCCAGCAGCCTGGACCTGGACACGGGGTTGCTCAGGGAGCAGCTAGAATCCTCAGAGCGGAAGCTGTTGGCAGCTGTGGACAAGCATGTGATATCAGAGTCGGGGCTGAGGAACAG GGTCCGGGAGCTGGAGCTGTCAGAGAGGAGGCTTCTCTTGAAGGTGGAACAGCTGAGGGCCTGTGTGGCCCAGGAAAGAAGTGCCACACTCCACACCCAGGAGCAGCTGCAGGCCCTGCAGGGGACACTGGTTAGCCAG GGTGCCTTGGGCTGTGCACAGAGTGATTCTCTGCCTCCACTCCAGGCAGTGGTGCTGGATCCCTGCAGCAGCCACAGCTGCCACGGTGATGCATGTGGACTTCAGGGCCTGGCAG GCCAGCTCTCAGAAGAGCCCCCTAGCTGTGTTGGAGATGGACCAGACCACCACATGACAGTGTCCACAAGGACCATGGGCAAGCTTCAGAGAGACCTGTCAGGGTCTGAGCATAGACAG GCTGCCCTTGTCCAGCCCCACCCAGATCTACAGGCTCCTTGGCTGCTGTGTGGCTGTCCCCCAGGGTCAGGCATGGATGAGCCACTCTGCTCCTTGAGCTTGGCAGGACTTTCAGAGAATCTTCAAACTGTTGGAGCCCAAGAAGCCCTACTGCTGTTACCCACCTCCATGTTCCAGCTCTGGGGACCTGCTGGAGATCCAGAGCTCTTACTGCCACCTCTGCTCCAGGAGTGTCCCCTACAAGAACTTCAGACCCTAGAAGAGCTGGACCGCATGTCCTCGCCTGCCCATGGAGCTTTCGCACACCCTGGCTGCCATTGTAATCTGGCAAGGAGCCATGACACCTCCCTCAGCCAGGAGTCCTCACACATTTCCAATGACTCATTTCTCACAAAAGGGCCCGAGGAGCCAAGAGACACGCTGCAGGGGGGACATGGGCCTCCAGTCACAAGTGCAGAGAAGTGGGGGGTGATGGGAACCTTGGGTGGGATAAAGTCAGAGCTTGATGACAGATGCCTGCTGCTTCTGCAAGGCAGTGAGAAGCTGTCCTTGGACACTGAGGTCCACAGCCTAGAGGGCATGCAGGAAGGGGGCTGGGCTGCAGATACACAGGCCGTGGCCTCCTTTCCTTGGCTTCATTCAGAATGTCTAACACTGCCTCTGCGTGGGACGAAGAATCCTGGCAGTGGGAAGAGCTCTAGATCACAGGAGGGTCCTGATTCCCTGAGCAAGAGCAGGAGTGTGGAGGGATGTGGCTGGGAATGCTTGGTGAATCTGTCtccagagaaggaggaagaggccaTCAACTTCGGGGATCATGAGACCCAAGAGCCATGGACAAATGGTAGTCAGCTCCCAGTGGGAAAGGGCAAAGAAGCCTGGAGGAGTGCACAGGGCAAGCTGGGCCACCAGCTGTGCTTTGGAGATACTGAGCTGCTCCCTAAGGAGAGGTCAGGGGATGAAGAACAAGAGGAGATACAGATCGGAGTGACATCAGACCCTGCTTCTGTGGGCCCTGAGCAGCCTGAGTTCAAGACCCGTGTGGGTGAGGAACAGCGTGTACTAATAGATGATCAGGATTTGTTACAGTTCCCCAGATTGGCCTCAGCTGGCACCAGCAGTGAAGGTCCTTGCTCCTCACAGGCTCTGATCACAGGACAGGACAGGTGTGCCCTCCAGACAGACACGctggagaaggaggcagaggcatgcttCCAGCAGCTGAACAACCCGAAGCTTGTGTGTGGAGATGCCCAGCGGACATCAGCGTTGGTGagacagagccagagagccactCAAAGGTGGCGGGTCATTGAGGAGGGGGTGTGCCTTCAGCAGTCATTGGCCAGCCAGGATCTGAATGCGAAATCCAACAGGAACAGTGAGGGAGTGGGGCCCAAAGAGGATGTGGTCCTCTGCAATGGAGAAGATCTTCCAGGAGCAGCACTCGATGGGGATAAAGCCAACTGGGGCCCTGCAGAGCTGGGTGGGAGCCAGCTCTCTCCAACATGGTGTACCCTAAATAGGGCGGGAAGCAGGTTCCATCAGCTCTTGGCTAAcatgaagaaagagagaagtCAGGTTTTACTTGATAATGCCAGGCTTGAGGGCGACCAAGAAGGATGTCGCCATGAAGGATGCCCTTGTGAAAAGGAGCACACAGGAGAAGTGGCCAAGGCACTGAGGCTGGAGCAGGCAAACCACGTGCTGCAGGGAGAGCTGGTCCGCCTCAGGCACGAGCTGGACCAGTGCATGCAGGCTATGTCCGACCTGGAGGAATGCAATAGGAAGAGTTACTGTAAGATTTCCCAGCTGGAAGAGGAGAACGAGAAGCTGAAGGGGGACCTGGGCCAGCTGCATAAGGCCGTGTCTGAGAGTGTCAGGAAAGCCGGGAGCAGGGTGAAGCATGTCACCCAGGAAAACACAGAGCTCAGGGCTCTGATCTCAGAGCTCGGGGGCAGTTATAAAGGACTGATAAAAGACACAGTGCTGGGGATAGAAGACATGGTCTGGGCTCTGCAGGGGGAAAACGAGCACCTTGTAGGCAGGGTCCAAAGCCTGGAGAGGGAGGTTCTGCAGATGAGCAGGGATCTGGGGAAAGAAAAGTGGTACTCCCAGGGAAACTCCAACATGGCGGAGGACAAGGGACACACTAAAGACAAAGAGGTCCAGGTGACAATGTTTTCAAGACAACTGAGCACAAGAGCTGGTGGGCCATCCTGGTCTGAGAAGTCAAATGTGACAGGAGGACCTTCCTTAGATTTGGAAGGTTCCAGATGCAGGGCTGACACTAGTAAGACCTCATCAGTCTGTGCAGTCACCACAGGGCCTCAGGAAGCACACACCAATGGGGCAGGAGGAGACGGAGCTTGGCTGCAAAAagaacagaagattccatggtGTTCTGTACAAGAAGGACACCCTCAAAAGTCCCGGAGCCACAGCCCCCAG cccccAAACTCCAAGGTTGTTGCCTCTGAGGAGGACACCAAACTATGCATTCAGCGGCTCCATCACCAGGTGCGGACCCTACAGTGCCAGCTCAGGGACCAGGGCTGGGCACTGCGGGAGTTGCAGGCAGCTCAGGATGAGGCAACGGGACTCCAGGATAAGCTCAAAAGCAAG CTTGAGGAGCTTTGGGAACAGCAGCGCGAAGTGCGTCTGGCTTCGAGTCCTCTGAAG GCCAAGATGGCTTCCCTGGTCCGCAAGTGCCAAGAGAGGAACCGCCTGATTGAGCACCTACTACAGGAGCTGCCAAGACACGAGCCCAAGAACCACCTGCTCTCCGAGCTGGCGCAGAACATGCTTGAGGATGTGGCACTGGCTGAGTACAGTGCCACCTTCCTGACCCCAGAAGCATCAGAA